The following are encoded together in the Prionailurus viverrinus isolate Anna chromosome B3, UM_Priviv_1.0, whole genome shotgun sequence genome:
- the ADSS1 gene encoding adenylosuccinate synthetase isozyme 1, with amino-acid sequence MSGTRASSNDRPPGSGGVKRGRLQQEAAATGSRVTVVLGAQWGDEGKGKVVDLLATDADIISRCQGGNNAGHTVVVDGREYDFHLLPSGIINTKAVSFIGNGVVVHLPGLFEEAEKNEKKGLKDWEKRLIISDRAHLVFDFHQAVDGLQEVQRQAQEGKNIGTTRKGIGPAYSSKAARTGLRICDLLSDFDEFSARFKNLAHQHRSMFPTLEVDVEGQLKRLKGFAERIRPMVRDGVYFMYEALHGTPKKILVEGANAALLDIDFGTYPFVTSSNCTVGGVCTGLGIPPQNIGEVYGVVKAYTTRVGIGAFPTEQINEIGDLLQSRGHEWGVTTGRKRRCGWLDLMILRYAHMVNGFTALALTKLDILDALDEVKVGVSYKLNGKRIPYFPANQEILQKVEVEYETLPGWKADTTGARKWEDLPPQAQNYIRFVENHVGVAVKWVGVGKSRDSMIQLF; translated from the exons ATGTCGGGAACCCGAGCCTCCTCCAATGACCGGCCCCCCGGCTCGGGCGGCGTCAAGCGGGGACGGCTGCAGCAGGAGGCGGCGGCCACCGGCTCCCGGGTGACCGTGGTGCTGGGCGCGCAGTGGGGGGACGAGGGCAAAGGCAAGGTGGTGGACCTGCTGGCCACGGACGCCGACATCATCAGTCGCTGCCAG GGCGGAAACAACGCGGGCCACACGGTGGTGGTGGACGGCAGGGAGTACGACTTCCACCTGCTGCCCAGCGGCATCATCAACACCAAGGCCGTGTCCTTCATCG GCAATGGGGTGGTCGTCCACTTACCCGGCTTGTttgaagaagcagaaaagaatgagaagaaag GTCTGAAGGACTGGGAGAAAAGGCTCATCATCTCTGACCGCGCCCACCTGG TGTTTGACTTTCACCAGGCGGTGGACGGGCTGCAGGAAGTACAGCGACAGGCGCAGGAGGGGAAGAA TATCGGCACCACCAGGAAGGGGATCGGACCTGCCTACTCTTCCAAAGCGGCCCGCACGGGCCTCCGCATCTGTGACCTGCTGTCGGACTTTGATGAATTTTCCGCCAG ATTCAAGAACCTGGCTCACCAGCACCGGTCCATGTTCCCCACCCTGGAAGTGGATGTCGAAGGTCAACTCAAAAGGCTCAAG GGCTTTGCTGAGCGGATCCGACCCATGGTCCGAGACGGCGTCTACTTTATGTACGAGGCACTCCACGGCACCCCCAAAAAGATCCTCGTGGAAGGTGCCAACGCAGCCCTCCTTGACATTGATTTCG GGACCTACCCTTTTGTGACATCATCCAACTGCACCGTGGGCGGCGTGTGCACGGGCCTGGGCATCCCGCCACAGAACATAGGCGAGGTCTATGGCGTGGTGAAGGCCTACACCACACGCGTGGGCATCGGCGCCTTCCCCACCGAGCAGATCAAC GAAATCGGGGACCTGCTACAGAGCCGTGGCCACGAGTGGGGGGTGACCACGGGCAGGAAGAGGCGCTGTGGCTGGTTGGACCTGATGATTCTGCGATACGCGCACATGGTCAACGGCTTTACCGC GCTGGCCTTAACAAAGCTGGACATCCTGGATGCCCTGGACGAGGTCAAAGTCGGTGTCTCGTACAAGCTGAACGGGAAGAGGATCCCCTATTTCCCAG CTAACCAGGAGATACTGCAGAAGGTCGAGGTCGAATACGAAACACTGCCTGGGTGGAAGGCGGACACCACGGGCGCCAGGAAGTGGGAGGACCTCCCCCCGCAGGCCCAGAACTACATCCGGTTCGTGGAGAATCACGTCGGAGTGGCAG TGAAATGGGTTGGTGTCGGCAAATCAAGAGATTCCATGATCCAGCTGTTTTAG